A genome region from Arachis duranensis cultivar V14167 chromosome 6, aradu.V14167.gnm2.J7QH, whole genome shotgun sequence includes the following:
- the LOC107492122 gene encoding DNA polymerase zeta catalytic subunit isoform X3: MADSGADVCLESKMWISSTVPSDWMWSPADDFGASSNNKPYCPKRQSTSELEGDASVDEILNQQFIMYSSLSQTCSDVKMVQSLVPIWEEQQKRTGVNEATMPPDPGKPLPEDVMKLLSAGIDFEKRLIELCNIAGTTVSLTPSQKELRETDIIGSASPPCSLNDAKIHEDGGDNSFSLLPVGKMHSSEIIGSSDIKAAEREAQHLLKWLATSQAAEDINSDDELVCEMMLSPQLPDATIDKLLEKVNMQYESESQKECQDILDSVDDMLELKFSKQKPCRSIDHGDPIEVSTESIIPQVDGSADDEYSIPFASLAETSSAAERNSESRRLSEYHVMHSTDTAVVSKDKRSKQWGSLPFSVADKVNCKGEQAIMQVTCPFESQSGDSTDSDNGVRKSARITRNVGRTVSESKQQRFVNCSLRDLMRRKRSFRVEQTECDSGTTKKLVLDRHEGSNICLWKKRMDLSTIQTNEEETKLLKNCDLKLSNHDNLVSRKLPLPDGKDSFLQDDMQSDECFSENEMEAPEASDLFRTSGNQGSLVYMPNPFPDVQLMRTDTNYKIITPERCQQTYSASSSSVQNLSIDNKVLCKPNCTNQDSHGSISFAQESQIPASHTRVLLNERVDNKKHGVNLLGEKNIVSESIDDDLKDKHMELTEVSVAKETCSTDKNLENLLPLPTMPDSHLHLDEESCDEMSGNALDVFLPISTKDSQKEMKTWNKYVAIKAPRSHGKKDVAIHYQNDGSHVYVLTPNILPPSVTSVQRWLSLDERDHTSQETEVEAKDVPEHTSGPTLQPKLYDDSSAEKKPVKPSCNNEGQTERVKASADGSQDNSQISGPMRKSNSTPLSQIGFRDPSSVGCGQQLTLLSIEVLAESRADLLPDPQFDAINIVALGFQNDCDSIIEVLVLLHNKFEPCQRSFDGLVGCKVLVFSDEKHLLKEFINIVSSSDPDILMGWDIQGYSLGFLAERASRLGLGLLNSLSRTPSDSSVASEDVKISGKGILEFDDPDTPSIDCCVQGSSIIEDEWGRTHASGVHVGGRIVLNVWRLIRGEVKLNLYSIEAVAEAVLRRKIPFFHNKVLTRWFSSGPGRARYRCIKYVVERTKLNLEILNQLDMVNRTSELARVFGIDFFSVLSRGSQYRVESMLLRLAHTQNYLAISPGNQQVRRGVLPRLLEEILSTRIMVKQAIKKLAPSEQVLQRIFNARQLALKLISNVTYGYTAAGFSGRMPCAELADSIVQCGRSTLERAISFVNLHEKWNARVIYGDTDSMFVLLKGRTIKESFQIGSEIASAITAMNPSPVTLKMEKVYQPCFLLTKKRYVGYSYESPEQIEPVFDAKGIETIRRDTCGAVAKIMEQSLRLFFQHQDLLEVKCYLQRQWKRILSGRFSLKDFVFAKEVRLGTYSGRISSLPPAAIVATKAMRSDRRAEPRYAERIPYVVIHGEPGARLSDMVVDPLEVLAIDSPFRINDLYYINKQIIPALQRVFSLVGADLIQWFLEMPRPVREASIKNKFSSNFQRTRIDYYYLSKHCIVCGQLVQASARLCSQCSKNEAAAATAVISKTSKLEQEMQHLVAICHHCGGGDRLLESGVKCTSIACTVFYERRKVQKELLAATDVAAEKGFYPKCTVEWF, from the exons ATG GCAGACTCAGGTGCTGATGTATGTTTGGAGTCAAAGATGTGGATATCTTCCACTGTCCCATCTGATTGGATGTGGTCACCTGCCGATGACTTTGGTGCTTCATCAAACAATAAGCCTTACTGCCCTAAAAGGCAAAGCACATCTGAGCTTGAAGGAGATGCTTCTGTAGATG AGATTCTTAATCAGCAATTTATAATGTATTCATCTCTCTCACAAACATGCTCGGATGTGAAAATGGTTCAATCACTTGTACCTATATGGGAG GAACAGCAGAAAAGGACTGGAGTTAATGAGGCTACTATGCCTCCTGATCCTGGAAAACCACTTCCAGAAGATGTTATGAAGCTTCTTTCAGCTGGTATTGACTTTGAGAAAAGACTTATTGAATTGTGTAACATAGCTGGAACCACTGTGTCTTTAACTCCTTCTCAGAAAGAATTAAG AGAAACAGACATAATAGGCTCAGCATCACCACCATGTTCATTAAATGATGCCAAAATACACGAAGATGGGGGTGATAACAGCTTCAGTTTGTTGCCTGTGGGCAAAATGCATTCATCTGAAATAATTGGATCGTCGGACATAAAG GCTGCAGAAAGGGAAGCCCAACATCTTCTCAAGTGGCTTGCAACTTCTCAAGCTGCAGAAGATATTAACTCTGATGATGAACTTGTTTGTGAAATGATGCTGAGTCCCCAGCTACCAGATGCAACGATTGATAAACTGCTGGAGAAAGTTAATATGCAATATGAGAGTGAGTCGCAAAAAGAATGTCAGGATATTCTAGATTCAGTTGATGATATGCTTGAGTTGAAGTTTTCTAAGCAAAAGCCTTGTCGTTCAATTGATCATGGTGATCCTATTGAAGTGTCAACTGAGAGTATAATACCCCAAGTTGATGGTTCAGCTGATGATGAATATTCAATTCCATTTGCTAGTTTGGCTGAAACCTCTTCTGCAGCAGAGAGAAATAGTGAATCCAGAAGGCTGTCTGAGTACCATGTCATGCACAGCACTGATACAGCCGTAGTTAGTAAAGATAAGAGGAGTAAGCAATGGGGGTCTTTGCCTTTTTCAGTGGCTGATAAGGTTAACTGCAAAGGAGAACAAGCTATAATGCAAGTGACTTGCCCATTTGAAAGTCAAAGTGGAGATTCTACTGATTCTGATAATGGGGTTAGAAAGAGTGCCCGTATTACAAGAAATGTGGGCAGAACTGTTTCAGAATCAAAACAACAGAGATTTGTTAACTGCTCTTTGCGGGACTTGATGAGGCGGAAGCGATCCTTTCGAGTTGAACAAACTGAATGCGATTCTGGAACAACTAAAAAGCTTGTTTTGGACAGACATGAGGGATCCAATATCTGCCTTTGGAAAAAACGAATGGATTTGAGCACAATTCAAACCAACGAGGAAGAAACAAAACTCCTGAAAAATTGTGATCTTAAACTGAGCAATCATGATAATTTAGTGAGTCGGAAACTGCCACTTCCAGATGGTAAGGATAGTTTCTTACAGGATGATATGCAAAGCGATGAATGTTTTTCTGAAAATGAAATGGAGGCTCCAGAAGCAAGTGATCTGTTTAGGACTTCTGGAAATCAAGGTTCTTTAGTGTATATGCCAAATCCCTTTCCAGATGTTCAGTTAATGAGAACAGATAccaattataaaatcataactCCTGAGAGGTGTCAACAAACTTATTCTGCATCTTCAAGCAGTGTACAGAACTTATCCATTGATAATAAAGTGTTATGCAAGCCTAATTGCACGAATCAGGATTCTCATGGCAGCATATCTTTTGCACAAGAAAGCCAAATTCCAGCAAGTCACACACGAGTGTTGCTTAATGAGAGAGTTGATAATAAAAAACATGGTGTAAATTTACTGGGTGAGAAGAATATTGTCTCAGAGTCTATTGATGATGACTTGAAGGATAAACACATGGAATTAACTGAAGTAAGTGTAGCTAAGGAAACCTGCTCAACTGACAAGAATCTTGAAAATCTTTTACCCTTGCCAACCATGCCTGATTCCCATTTACATTTGGATGAGGAAAGCTGTGATGAAATGTCAG GGAATGCTCTGGATGTTTTTCTTCCCATTTCCACAAAGGATTCCCAGAAAGAGATGAAGACTTGGAATAAATATGTTGCAATTAAAGCTCCTCGATCTCATGGGAAAAAGGATGTTGCTATCCACTATCAAAATGATGGCTCTCACGTATACGTGCTTACACCTAATATTTTGCCTCCGTCTGTAACCAGTGTGCAGAGATGGCTATCTCTAGATGAGAGAG ATCACACAAGTCAAGAAACTGAAGTAGAGGCCAAGGATGTGCCTGAACACACTTCGGGACCTACTCTCCAGCCAAAGCTTTATGATGATAGTAGTGCAGAAAAGAAACCAGTTAAACCATCATGCAATAATGAAGGACAAACAGAAAGAGTGAAGGCAAGTGCAGATGGTTCACAGGATAATTCACAGATATCAGGCCCTATGAGGAAATCAAATTCTACCCCTCTGAGTCAAATTGGCTTTCGAGACCCTTCAAGTGTTGGATGTGGACAGCAATTGACATTACTCAGTATAGAG GTCCTTGCTGAATCAAGAGCAGACCTTTTACCTGACCCTCAGTTTGACGCTATCAACATTGTAGCTCTTGGTTTTCAGAATGATTGTGATTCTATTATTGAagttcttgttcttttgcataATAAGTTTGAACCTTGTCAGAG AAGTTTTGATGGCTTAGTAGGCTGCAAAGTGTTGGTCTTTTCTGATGAAAAACACTTGTTAAAGGagtttataaatattgtctcttcATCTGACCCTGATATTTTGATGGGCTGGGATATTCAAGGGTATTCTCTTGGTTTCCTGGCAGAAAGGGCTTCACGCCTTGGTTTAGGATTACTTAACAGTTTGTCACGAACTCCATCTGATTCATCGGTTGCTTCTGAAGATGTGAAAATTTCCGGAAAAGGTATCTTGGAATTTGACGATCCTGATACTCCTAGTATAGATTGTTGTGTACAAGGAAGTTCAATAATTGAGGATGAATGGGGACGGACACATGCAAGTGGAGTTCATGTAGGTGGCAGAATTGTCCTTAATGTATGGCGGCTGATCCGCGGAGAAGTTAAGCTGAACTTATATTCAATTGAAGCTGTAGCTGAAGCTGTATTGAGGCGGAAAATTCCATTCTTTCACAACAAGGTGCTGACAAGATGGTTTTCAAGTGGTCCTGGACGAGCAAGATATCGGTGTATCAAATATGTTGTAGAAAGAACAAAGCTGAACCTTGAGATCTTAAACCAACTTGATATG GTGAATCGGACATCAGAACTTGCTCGTGTCTTTGGCATAGACTTTTTTTCTGTTCTATCACGTGGTTCACAATATCGGGTTGAATCCATGTTATTGAGGTTGGCCCATACACAAAACTATCTTGCTATCTCACCTGGAAATCAACAG GTTCGCAGAGGTGTGCTTCCCCGCTTATTGGAAGAGATCTTGTCAACCAGAATAATGGTGAAACAAGCAATTAAAAAGTTGGCTCCCTCAGAGCAAGTGCTTCAGCGG ATATTTAATGCAAGGCAGCTGGCATTGAAGCTCATATCCAATGTAACATATGGTTACACTGCTGCTGGATTTAGTGGTCGCATGCCTTGTGCAGAACTTGCAGACAGTATTGTTCAATGTGGCCGTAGTACACTGGAGAGGGCGATCTCATTTGTAAATCTACATGAAAAGTGGAATGCTAGAGTTATTTACGGAGATACTGATAG TATGTTTGTCCTCCTTAAAGGACGCACTATCAAAGAATCTTTCCAAATTGGGAGTGAGATTGCTTCTGCTATCACTGCTATGAATCCTAGTCCTGTTACCCTGAAGATGGAGAAAGTTTATCAACCTTGTTTCCTCCTGACAAAGAAGCGATATGTTGGCTACAGTTATGAAAGCCCTGAACAAATCGAACCTGTTTTTGATGCTAAAGGTATTGAGACAATCCGCAGGGACACGTGTGGTGCAGTTGCAAAGATAATGGAACAGTCTTTGAGATTATTTTTTCAGCATCAGGATTTATTGGAG GTCAAATGTTACTTGCAACGTCAGTGGAAGAGGATACTTTCTGGAAGATTCTCCCTGAAAGATTTCGTCTTTGCAAAGGAGGTTCGTCTGGGTACCTACAGTGGAAGGATCTCTTCACTTCCTCCTGCTGCAATTGTGGCCACTAAGGCAATGAGATCTGATCGTAGGGCAGAACCACGATATGCTGAGAGAATACCTTATGTTGTAATCCATGGTGAGCCTGGAGCCCGCCTGTCTGATATGGTTGTGGATCCATTAGAAGTCTTGGCAATTGATTCTCCATTTAGAATAAATGATTTATATTACATTAACAAGCAAATAATACCAGCCTTGCAGCGTGTCTTTAGCCTTGTTGGCGCTGACCTGATCCAGTGGTTTTTAGAGATGCCCCGTCCTGTAAGGGAAGCATCTATAAAGAATAAGTTCTCTTCAAATTTTCAGAGAACCAGAATTGATTATTACTATCTCTCGAAACATTGTATAGTATGTGGGCAGTTGGTCCAGGCTTCAGCACGTTTGTGTAGTCAATGCTCCAAAAATGAAGCAGCTGCTGCAACAGCAGTGATTAGTAAAACTTCTAAGTTGGAGCAAGAGATGCAACATCTTGTTGCT ATATGTCACCACTGTGGCGGCGGTGATAGGCTTCTCGAAAGTGGGGTGAAGTGCACGTCCATTGCATGCACGGTGTTCTATGAGAGGCGGAAAGTTCAGAAAGAATTATTAGCTGCCACTGATGTCGCTGCAGAGAAAGGCTTCTATCCGAAATGCACGGTAGAATggttctaa
- the LOC107492122 gene encoding DNA polymerase zeta catalytic subunit isoform X1, translated as MWISSTVPSDWMWSPADDFGASSNNKPYCPKRQSTSELEGDASVDEILNQQFIMYSSLSQTCSDVKMVQSLVPIWEEQQKRTGVNEATMPPDPGKPLPEDVMKLLSAGIDFEKRLIELCNIAGTTVSLTPSQKELRETDIIGSASPPCSLNDAKIHEDGGDNSFSLLPVGKMHSSEIIGSSDIKAAEREAQHLLKWLATSQAAEDINSDDELVCEMMLSPQLPDATIDKLLEKVNMQYESESQKECQDILDSVDDMLELKFSKQKPCRSIDHGDPIEVSTESIIPQVDGSADDEYSIPFASLAETSSAAERNSESRRLSEYHVMHSTDTAVVSKDKRSKQWGSLPFSVADKVNCKGEQAIMQVTCPFESQSGDSTDSDNGVRKSARITRNVGRTVSESKQQRFVNCSLRDLMRRKRSFRVEQTECDSGTTKKLVLDRHEGSNICLWKKRMDLSTIQTNEEETKLLKNCDLKLSNHDNLVSRKLPLPDGKDSFLQDDMQSDECFSENEMEAPEASDLFRTSGNQGSLVYMPNPFPDVQLMRTDTNYKIITPERCQQTYSASSSSVQNLSIDNKVLCKPNCTNQDSHGSISFAQESQIPASHTRVLLNERVDNKKHGVNLLGEKNIVSESIDDDLKDKHMELTEVSVAKETCSTDKNLENLLPLPTMPDSHLHLDEESCDEMSGNALDVFLPISTKDSQKEMKTWNKYVAIKAPRSHGKKDVAIHYQNDGSHVYVLTPNILPPSVTSVQRWLSLDERDHTSQETEVEAKDVPEHTSGPTLQPKLYDDSSAEKKPVKPSCNNEGQTERVKASADGSQDNSQISGPMRKSNSTPLSQIGFRDPSSVGCGQQLTLLSIEVLAESRADLLPDPQFDAINIVALGFQNDCDSIIEVLVLLHNKFEPCQRSFDGLVGCKVLVFSDEKHLLKEFINIVSSSDPDILMGWDIQGYSLGFLAERASRLGLGLLNSLSRTPSDSSVASEDVKISGKGILEFDDPDTPSIDCCVQGSSIIEDEWGRTHASGVHVGGRIVLNVWRLIRGEVKLNLYSIEAVAEAVLRRKIPFFHNKVLTRWFSSGPGRARYRCIKYVVERTKLNLEILNQLDMVNRTSELARVFGIDFFSVLSRGSQYRVESMLLRLAHTQNYLAISPGNQQVASQPAMECLPLVMEPESGFYSDPVVVFDFQSLYPSMIIAYNLCFCTCLGKVVASKANTLGVSSFSPEQHVLQYLKDQILLTPNGVMFVPSKVRRGVLPRLLEEILSTRIMVKQAIKKLAPSEQVLQRIFNARQLALKLISNVTYGYTAAGFSGRMPCAELADSIVQCGRSTLERAISFVNLHEKWNARVIYGDTDSMFVLLKGRTIKESFQIGSEIASAITAMNPSPVTLKMEKVYQPCFLLTKKRYVGYSYESPEQIEPVFDAKGIETIRRDTCGAVAKIMEQSLRLFFQHQDLLEVKCYLQRQWKRILSGRFSLKDFVFAKEVRLGTYSGRISSLPPAAIVATKAMRSDRRAEPRYAERIPYVVIHGEPGARLSDMVVDPLEVLAIDSPFRINDLYYINKQIIPALQRVFSLVGADLIQWFLEMPRPVREASIKNKFSSNFQRTRIDYYYLSKHCIVCGQLVQASARLCSQCSKNEAAAATAVISKTSKLEQEMQHLVAICHHCGGGDRLLESGVKCTSIACTVFYERRKVQKELLAATDVAAEKGFYPKCTVEWF; from the exons ATGTGGATATCTTCCACTGTCCCATCTGATTGGATGTGGTCACCTGCCGATGACTTTGGTGCTTCATCAAACAATAAGCCTTACTGCCCTAAAAGGCAAAGCACATCTGAGCTTGAAGGAGATGCTTCTGTAGATG AGATTCTTAATCAGCAATTTATAATGTATTCATCTCTCTCACAAACATGCTCGGATGTGAAAATGGTTCAATCACTTGTACCTATATGGGAG GAACAGCAGAAAAGGACTGGAGTTAATGAGGCTACTATGCCTCCTGATCCTGGAAAACCACTTCCAGAAGATGTTATGAAGCTTCTTTCAGCTGGTATTGACTTTGAGAAAAGACTTATTGAATTGTGTAACATAGCTGGAACCACTGTGTCTTTAACTCCTTCTCAGAAAGAATTAAG AGAAACAGACATAATAGGCTCAGCATCACCACCATGTTCATTAAATGATGCCAAAATACACGAAGATGGGGGTGATAACAGCTTCAGTTTGTTGCCTGTGGGCAAAATGCATTCATCTGAAATAATTGGATCGTCGGACATAAAG GCTGCAGAAAGGGAAGCCCAACATCTTCTCAAGTGGCTTGCAACTTCTCAAGCTGCAGAAGATATTAACTCTGATGATGAACTTGTTTGTGAAATGATGCTGAGTCCCCAGCTACCAGATGCAACGATTGATAAACTGCTGGAGAAAGTTAATATGCAATATGAGAGTGAGTCGCAAAAAGAATGTCAGGATATTCTAGATTCAGTTGATGATATGCTTGAGTTGAAGTTTTCTAAGCAAAAGCCTTGTCGTTCAATTGATCATGGTGATCCTATTGAAGTGTCAACTGAGAGTATAATACCCCAAGTTGATGGTTCAGCTGATGATGAATATTCAATTCCATTTGCTAGTTTGGCTGAAACCTCTTCTGCAGCAGAGAGAAATAGTGAATCCAGAAGGCTGTCTGAGTACCATGTCATGCACAGCACTGATACAGCCGTAGTTAGTAAAGATAAGAGGAGTAAGCAATGGGGGTCTTTGCCTTTTTCAGTGGCTGATAAGGTTAACTGCAAAGGAGAACAAGCTATAATGCAAGTGACTTGCCCATTTGAAAGTCAAAGTGGAGATTCTACTGATTCTGATAATGGGGTTAGAAAGAGTGCCCGTATTACAAGAAATGTGGGCAGAACTGTTTCAGAATCAAAACAACAGAGATTTGTTAACTGCTCTTTGCGGGACTTGATGAGGCGGAAGCGATCCTTTCGAGTTGAACAAACTGAATGCGATTCTGGAACAACTAAAAAGCTTGTTTTGGACAGACATGAGGGATCCAATATCTGCCTTTGGAAAAAACGAATGGATTTGAGCACAATTCAAACCAACGAGGAAGAAACAAAACTCCTGAAAAATTGTGATCTTAAACTGAGCAATCATGATAATTTAGTGAGTCGGAAACTGCCACTTCCAGATGGTAAGGATAGTTTCTTACAGGATGATATGCAAAGCGATGAATGTTTTTCTGAAAATGAAATGGAGGCTCCAGAAGCAAGTGATCTGTTTAGGACTTCTGGAAATCAAGGTTCTTTAGTGTATATGCCAAATCCCTTTCCAGATGTTCAGTTAATGAGAACAGATAccaattataaaatcataactCCTGAGAGGTGTCAACAAACTTATTCTGCATCTTCAAGCAGTGTACAGAACTTATCCATTGATAATAAAGTGTTATGCAAGCCTAATTGCACGAATCAGGATTCTCATGGCAGCATATCTTTTGCACAAGAAAGCCAAATTCCAGCAAGTCACACACGAGTGTTGCTTAATGAGAGAGTTGATAATAAAAAACATGGTGTAAATTTACTGGGTGAGAAGAATATTGTCTCAGAGTCTATTGATGATGACTTGAAGGATAAACACATGGAATTAACTGAAGTAAGTGTAGCTAAGGAAACCTGCTCAACTGACAAGAATCTTGAAAATCTTTTACCCTTGCCAACCATGCCTGATTCCCATTTACATTTGGATGAGGAAAGCTGTGATGAAATGTCAG GGAATGCTCTGGATGTTTTTCTTCCCATTTCCACAAAGGATTCCCAGAAAGAGATGAAGACTTGGAATAAATATGTTGCAATTAAAGCTCCTCGATCTCATGGGAAAAAGGATGTTGCTATCCACTATCAAAATGATGGCTCTCACGTATACGTGCTTACACCTAATATTTTGCCTCCGTCTGTAACCAGTGTGCAGAGATGGCTATCTCTAGATGAGAGAG ATCACACAAGTCAAGAAACTGAAGTAGAGGCCAAGGATGTGCCTGAACACACTTCGGGACCTACTCTCCAGCCAAAGCTTTATGATGATAGTAGTGCAGAAAAGAAACCAGTTAAACCATCATGCAATAATGAAGGACAAACAGAAAGAGTGAAGGCAAGTGCAGATGGTTCACAGGATAATTCACAGATATCAGGCCCTATGAGGAAATCAAATTCTACCCCTCTGAGTCAAATTGGCTTTCGAGACCCTTCAAGTGTTGGATGTGGACAGCAATTGACATTACTCAGTATAGAG GTCCTTGCTGAATCAAGAGCAGACCTTTTACCTGACCCTCAGTTTGACGCTATCAACATTGTAGCTCTTGGTTTTCAGAATGATTGTGATTCTATTATTGAagttcttgttcttttgcataATAAGTTTGAACCTTGTCAGAG AAGTTTTGATGGCTTAGTAGGCTGCAAAGTGTTGGTCTTTTCTGATGAAAAACACTTGTTAAAGGagtttataaatattgtctcttcATCTGACCCTGATATTTTGATGGGCTGGGATATTCAAGGGTATTCTCTTGGTTTCCTGGCAGAAAGGGCTTCACGCCTTGGTTTAGGATTACTTAACAGTTTGTCACGAACTCCATCTGATTCATCGGTTGCTTCTGAAGATGTGAAAATTTCCGGAAAAGGTATCTTGGAATTTGACGATCCTGATACTCCTAGTATAGATTGTTGTGTACAAGGAAGTTCAATAATTGAGGATGAATGGGGACGGACACATGCAAGTGGAGTTCATGTAGGTGGCAGAATTGTCCTTAATGTATGGCGGCTGATCCGCGGAGAAGTTAAGCTGAACTTATATTCAATTGAAGCTGTAGCTGAAGCTGTATTGAGGCGGAAAATTCCATTCTTTCACAACAAGGTGCTGACAAGATGGTTTTCAAGTGGTCCTGGACGAGCAAGATATCGGTGTATCAAATATGTTGTAGAAAGAACAAAGCTGAACCTTGAGATCTTAAACCAACTTGATATG GTGAATCGGACATCAGAACTTGCTCGTGTCTTTGGCATAGACTTTTTTTCTGTTCTATCACGTGGTTCACAATATCGGGTTGAATCCATGTTATTGAGGTTGGCCCATACACAAAACTATCTTGCTATCTCACCTGGAAATCAACAG GTTGCTTCTCAACCTGCCATGGAATGCCTGCCTCTAGTTATGGAACCCGAGTCAGGATTTTATTCTGATCCTGTTGTTGTATTTGACTTTCAATCTTTATATCCATCTATGATAATTGCATACAACCTTTGCTTTTGTACGTGTCTTGGCAAAGTTGTAGCTTCGAAGGCTAACACGCTTGGGGTCAGTTCATTTTCGCCAGAGCAACATGTTCTTCAGTATTTGAAAGATCAAATTTTGCTCACTCCAAATGGTGTTATGTTTGTACCTTCCAAG GTTCGCAGAGGTGTGCTTCCCCGCTTATTGGAAGAGATCTTGTCAACCAGAATAATGGTGAAACAAGCAATTAAAAAGTTGGCTCCCTCAGAGCAAGTGCTTCAGCGG ATATTTAATGCAAGGCAGCTGGCATTGAAGCTCATATCCAATGTAACATATGGTTACACTGCTGCTGGATTTAGTGGTCGCATGCCTTGTGCAGAACTTGCAGACAGTATTGTTCAATGTGGCCGTAGTACACTGGAGAGGGCGATCTCATTTGTAAATCTACATGAAAAGTGGAATGCTAGAGTTATTTACGGAGATACTGATAG TATGTTTGTCCTCCTTAAAGGACGCACTATCAAAGAATCTTTCCAAATTGGGAGTGAGATTGCTTCTGCTATCACTGCTATGAATCCTAGTCCTGTTACCCTGAAGATGGAGAAAGTTTATCAACCTTGTTTCCTCCTGACAAAGAAGCGATATGTTGGCTACAGTTATGAAAGCCCTGAACAAATCGAACCTGTTTTTGATGCTAAAGGTATTGAGACAATCCGCAGGGACACGTGTGGTGCAGTTGCAAAGATAATGGAACAGTCTTTGAGATTATTTTTTCAGCATCAGGATTTATTGGAG GTCAAATGTTACTTGCAACGTCAGTGGAAGAGGATACTTTCTGGAAGATTCTCCCTGAAAGATTTCGTCTTTGCAAAGGAGGTTCGTCTGGGTACCTACAGTGGAAGGATCTCTTCACTTCCTCCTGCTGCAATTGTGGCCACTAAGGCAATGAGATCTGATCGTAGGGCAGAACCACGATATGCTGAGAGAATACCTTATGTTGTAATCCATGGTGAGCCTGGAGCCCGCCTGTCTGATATGGTTGTGGATCCATTAGAAGTCTTGGCAATTGATTCTCCATTTAGAATAAATGATTTATATTACATTAACAAGCAAATAATACCAGCCTTGCAGCGTGTCTTTAGCCTTGTTGGCGCTGACCTGATCCAGTGGTTTTTAGAGATGCCCCGTCCTGTAAGGGAAGCATCTATAAAGAATAAGTTCTCTTCAAATTTTCAGAGAACCAGAATTGATTATTACTATCTCTCGAAACATTGTATAGTATGTGGGCAGTTGGTCCAGGCTTCAGCACGTTTGTGTAGTCAATGCTCCAAAAATGAAGCAGCTGCTGCAACAGCAGTGATTAGTAAAACTTCTAAGTTGGAGCAAGAGATGCAACATCTTGTTGCT ATATGTCACCACTGTGGCGGCGGTGATAGGCTTCTCGAAAGTGGGGTGAAGTGCACGTCCATTGCATGCACGGTGTTCTATGAGAGGCGGAAAGTTCAGAAAGAATTATTAGCTGCCACTGATGTCGCTGCAGAGAAAGGCTTCTATCCGAAATGCACGGTAGAATggttctaa